CAGGAGGTTCTTTTTGTTCCTGATAAAAACCTGGGTGTTTTCGTAGCTCTTCATACCGACAAGAAGATACATCTCTGGCCTGGATTTTGCCATGTTCACGAGAACATCAGTGATAAGGACATAGAAGAATTAAAAAAACTGCATCCAGATGCTGAATTCCTGGCACACCCTGAGTGTAGGCCTGAAGTCCTGAGCTATGCAAACGGGATTTTCAGTACTTCAGGAATTATAAAAGAGGTGGAAAGGTCAGGTTCCACGGAATTCATAATAGGAACCGAAAGGGAAATTGTTCGAAGCCTGAGAAGGAAATATCCGGATAAGAAATTCTATCCTGCATCCGAGAAAGCTTCTTGCTACAATATGAAGAAAATCACCCTCGAAACTGTCCTGAATAGTCTGCAAAACATGGAATATGTAATTCGCGTTCCGGAACACATAAGGGTGAAAGCAAGAAAAGCCCTGAACAGGATGCTTGAGATCAGCGGGAATTAAAACACTGGTAAGGGCTTACTAGCCCTCTTTCCTGACTCTATCGACGCTCTTTTCGCGAAAAGTTATTTCAACAAAATACTTCCCTCCATTCTCTAATTTGTGGTTTCTTTTTTACAGATAGCTTTTTATACTAGCATCACGATTGTGAAGATATAATCACAATTGTGAACATGTGCAAAAACCATAAGTGTCAGGATGGCAGAGTGGTTATGCTTCCGGCTGCAACCCGGAATTACGTGAGTTCGATTCTCACTCCTGACTTCTCAAAAGGCTGAAATAGAATCAAATCCAGAGACTCTGAGAATAGTCTGGCGGGATAAAGAAATATTTTGAGGTAAAATGAGATGAAGGATGAGAGCATAGACCGGATTGAAAAAGAGAGCAGGGGAAATAAGGAAAATTGGACAAAAGCCAGATCAGAAAGTCTGGGAATTTCTACCCTTGCTGTGCATGCAGGTGCAAAACCTGACCCTGTTACAGGAGCAAGAGCGGTTCCGATTTACCAGACTGTAGCATACGTATTTAAAGACACCGAGCATGCAGCCGACCTTTTCGGGCTCAGGGAAGAAGGAAATATTTATACCCGCATTATGAATCCTACAACCGATGTTTTTGAGAAAAGAATCGCTGCCCTTGAAGGAGGCATAGGGGCACTTGCGACCTCTTCAGGGATGGCTGCAATTACA
The Methanosarcina thermophila TM-1 genome window above contains:
- the nadA gene encoding quinolinate synthase NadA produces the protein MENELLIEEIKKLKAERNAVILSHFYTRREVQEVADFVGDSLSLCKAAVDSKADIIVFAGVHFMAESASIISPDKVVLLPVPDAGCPMADMITAEALRDAKEKHPDAAVVCYVNSSAAVKAESDICCTSANAINVVNSLESQEVLFVPDKNLGVFVALHTDKKIHLWPGFCHVHENISDKDIEELKKLHPDAEFLAHPECRPEVLSYANGIFSTSGIIKEVERSGSTEFIIGTEREIVRSLRRKYPDKKFYPASEKASCYNMKKITLETVLNSLQNMEYVIRVPEHIRVKARKALNRMLEISGN